A genomic segment from Spinacia oleracea cultivar Varoflay chromosome 3, BTI_SOV_V1, whole genome shotgun sequence encodes:
- the LOC130469541 gene encoding protein MAIN-LIKE 1-like, with the protein MGIVGVLQARDDVNVARDDVASDDDFVPDVVSIMKGEGGKFVRSESSTARMSKRQKQLANESWIVRSHISGGPVDGSVIPSFGGHVARQIWDGEERKVLLCQNRSQACSTLNYWRESEESQELKRRVDATGLAHLPYCMFAHIDMPLISAFVERWQPDTNTFHMSFGEMTIMLHDVWHILRIPVDGRLISAQSDSVQLKVDMIELLGVSVEDMKSQSHWRGGGVAIDSIVDYCRDSQRSVETSVVGWMLLMLGTSLFVDKSGSRLRPASILELKDGGVESIAEYSWGSATLCYLYHQLGVASRGGAQGIAGCLTLLQAWIYEYFPTFRPHTSRLTCEPGRARAVMWSIRNEGKSLVRTVTWLPYGPDPASTVPRTTFCGWLRYRDIIKPYTPDRVLRQLGYVQVIPSPILTPEFAYRPIESHLYEVRFSIASTESAWQMFPRGFRLFLAEFQIAEFDPSTCSSDYLLWLVRYSHPGVANVDHAGAFPDRTNAPYWVERLFRAIQPLLDARDVMPSEESRAAVDDVEQIIYDWNMFAK; encoded by the exons atgggaattgttggggtgttacagGCTAGGGATGATGTTAATGTGGCTAGGGATGATGTGGCTAGTGACGATGATTTTGTACCAGATGTTGTTTCGATTATGAAGGGTGAAGGAGGGAAGTTTGTTAGATCTGAGTCGAGCACTGCGAGGATGAGTAAACGACAGAAGCAATTGGCAAATGAGTCTTGGATAGTTAGGTCTCATATCTCGGGTGGCCCGGTTGATGGAAGCGTCATTCCTAGCTTTGGGGGGCATGTCGCCCGACAGATTTGGGATGGGGAAGAGCGAAAGGTGTTGTTGTGCCAAAATAGAAGTCAGGCTTGTTCGACACTTAACTACTGGAGAGAGTCAGAGGAGTCACAGGAGTTGAAGCGACGCGTAGATGCGACTGGATTAGCCCACCTACCATATTGCATGTTTGCACACATCGATATGCCTTTGATTTCTGCGTTCGTTGAACGTTGGCAGCCTGACACGAACACTTTTCACATGTCGTTTGGGGAGATGActattatgttgcatgatgtATGGCATATCCTTCGCATTCCAGTTGATGGGCGATTGATTTCTGCGCAAAGTGACTCCGTGCAGTTAAAGGTTGATATGATTGAGCTACTTGGAGTtagtgtggaagatatgaagtcTCAGTCTCACTGGCGTGGTGGAGGTGTTGCCATTGATTCCATAGTCGATTATTGTCGTGATAGTCAGCGCTCCGTTGAGACGAGTGTGGTTGGTTGGATGTTGTTGATGCTTGGTACATCATTGTTTGTTGACAAGAGTGGTAGTAGACTGAGACCAGCGAGCATACTTGAGCTTAAGGATGGTGGTGTAGAGAGTATTGCTGAGTATTCGTGGGGTTCCGCGACCCTATGCTATCTTTATCACCAGCTTGGAGTGGCTAGTCGCGGTGGAGCTCAGGGCATCGCCGGATGTTTGACGCTTCTGCAAGCATGGATATATGAGTATTTCCCTACTTTTCGGCCACACACTTCTCGACTTACATGTGAGCCTGGTAGAGCTCGTGCCGTCATGTGGAGCATCAGAAATGAGGGCAAGAGTTTAGTTCGAACA GTGACTTGGTTGCCTTACGGTCCTGATCCTGCATCGACTGTTCCGAGGACTACATTTTGTGGTTGGCTTCGATATCGTGATATTATTAAGCCATATACGCCGGACCGTGTTTTACGTCAGTTAGGGTATGTCCAGGTCATTCCATCCCCTATTTTGACACCAGAGTTTGCATATAGGCCGATAGAGAGCCATTTGTATGAGGTTCGCTTTTCCATTGCCTCCACTGAGTCGGCTTGGCAGATGTTCCCGAGAGGATTCAGGCTATTTTTAGCCGAGTTTCAGATAGCGGAGTTTGATCCATCCACATGTTCCTCTGACTACCTTCTTTGGTTAGTTCGGTATTCGCATCCTGGTGTAGCTAACGTGGATCATGCAGGTGCATTTCCGGATCGGACAAATGCACCATAT TGGGTGGAGAGGCTATTTAGGGCTATACAGCCTTTGTTGGATGCTAGAGACGTCATGCCGTCTGAGGAGTCTAGAGCAGCTGTGGATGATGTTGAGCAGATCATCTATGATTGGAACATGTTTGCTAAATGA
- the LOC130469542 gene encoding uncharacterized protein, with translation MGDGNCGFRCLADFFLGDQDKYVEARKIIANEVGANRWKYQHIHHGGVDEAMRRIKWPGGHCTSDHYMEVMEDLFPIAQFWNCAVILLGVQGGSLYPCMTILPWDAECNVTQPSREIFILHLIEYNYFIRLDLSPGCPIPPLADLWFMVREPSVIGWEQIFQHRIAEWQRLETLV, from the coding sequence ATGGGTGATGGAAATTGTGGTTTTCGTTGTCTTGCTGATTTTTTCCTAGGTGATCAAGATAAATATGTGGAGGCGAGGAAGATAATTGCGAATGAGGTAGGGGCCAATAGATGGAAGTATCAACATATTCACCATGGTGGTGTCGACGAAGCTATGAGACGTATCAAATGGCCCGGAGGGCATTGCACATCAGATCATTATATGGAAGTGATGGAAGACTTGTTCCCTATTGCTCAATTCTGGAACTGTGCGGTGATTTTGTTAGGAGTGCAAGGCGGTTCCTTGTATCCATGTATGACAATTTTGCCTTGGGATGCTGAGTGCAACGTGACACAACCTAGCAGAGAAATTTTTATTCTCCATCTAATAGAGTATAACTATTTCATTCGATTGGATCTTTCACCTGGTTGTCCTATTCCTCCTTTAGCCGACTTGTGGTTTATGGTTCGAGAGCCAAGTGTCATTGGTTGGGAGCAAATATTTCAACATCGGATAGCAGAATGGCAGCGTTTGGAGACTTTGGTGTAA